The proteins below are encoded in one region of Paramisgurnus dabryanus chromosome 2, PD_genome_1.1, whole genome shotgun sequence:
- the ripk3 gene encoding receptor-interacting serine/threonine-protein kinase 3, with amino-acid sequence MNSDMDAYCMRSDPIRDDSLERWSKIGSGGFGQIYRARHTDWGIDVAVKALLCEGSVSTIQREASLMFQGGNPNVLRIFGLYKGNLGIKENPTQFGLVMEFMERGSIADLLQNLGGPPAWPLAFRLSHQIGLGMNFLHHLSPSLLHLDLKPSNVLLDDSLNAKLTDFGLSRAARSLSKSACQQDEMEGGTLSYMPPEALKSVNYKPSKASDVYSYGVLLWSIITGQEPYHNVPSSLVRYRIPEGDRPDLNLINCSQADGLGDIVKLMERCWEDDPSQRLTFRDCVDVTEKIYEKHKRGVIEAVNEVLKQLDNDICSSLKSIQITPKPQNVIRPPVSHCVTGPPPKQETAGDRNRDSRETELSSHPIPANKKIPQRTTQRQTSTPGGVRIHMSNVSGVQIGNGNYMNIVQRQRQRHKTAPPSVDRTLSNSEKTS; translated from the exons ATGAACTCGGATATGGACGCGTACTGCATGCGCTCCGATCCGATCCGGGATGACAGTCTCGAGCGTTGGAGTAAGATCGGATCGGGTGGATTCGGACAGATCTACCGAGCAAGACACACCGATTGGGGAATAGATGTTGCTGTCAAGGCATTATTATGTGAAGG ATCTGTATCTACTATTCAGAGAGAAGCCAGTCTTATGTTTCAGGGTGGGAACCCCAACGTCCTCAGAATCTTTGGCTTGTACAAGGGCAACCTGGGCATCAAAGAAAACCCAACTCAGTTTGGTCTGGTAATGGAGTTCATGGAGAGAGGGTCTATAGCTGATCTCCTGCAGAATTTGGGTGGACCTCCAGCCTGGCCGCTCGCTTTCCGCCTCTCTCATCAGATTGGTTTGGGAATGAACTTTCTGCATCATCTGTCGCCTTCTCTCTTACACCTTGACCTGAAGCCCAGTAACGTTCTGTTGGATGACAGCCTCAATGCCAAG CTTACAGATTTTGGCTTGTCCCGTGCAGCTCGTAGTCTTTCTAAAAGTGCCTGTCAGCAAGATGAGATGGAGGGCGGGACCCTGAGCTACATGCCTCCTGAAGCATTGAAGTCTGTGAATTATAAACCATCCAAAGCCTCTGATGTTTACAG TTACGGTGTGCTGCTGTGGTCCATCATCACCGGGCAGGAACCTTACCATA ATGTCCCCTCCAGTCTGGTGCGGTATCGCATCCCCGAAGGAGACCGACCCGATCTGAACTTAATCAACTGCAGTCAGGCAGATGGGCTGGGTGATATTGTTAAACTCATGGAAAGATGTTGGGAGGATGACCCCAGCCAAAGGTTAACCTTCAGAG ATTGCGTTGATGTGACTGAAAAGATCTATGAGAAACACAAGCGTGGAGTGATTGAGGCGGTCAATGAAGTCTTGAAGCAACTG GATAATGACATTTGTTCCAGTTTGAAATCCATCCAAATCACCCCGAAACCACAGAATG TGATTCGTCCTCCGGTGTCTCACTGTGTCACAGGTCCTCCTCCTAAACAG GAAACTGCTGGTGATCGCAACAGAGACTCCAGAGAAACAG aaTTAAGTTCTCATCCTATCCCTGCCAATAAGAAAATACCTCAGAGAACCACTCAG CGTCAAACATCAACACCAG GGGGCGTTCGCATCCACATGTCTAATGTTTCTGGAGTTCAGATCGGCAACGGCAACTACATGAATATAGTtcagagacagagacagagacaTAAGACGGCTCCACCAAGTGTCGACAGGACTTTAAGCAACTCAGAGAAAACTTCATAA